One part of the Saprospiraceae bacterium genome encodes these proteins:
- a CDS encoding redoxin domain-containing protein produces MSNQIKATLVILIIIYGLQVNAQVGNSAPDFIVTDVHGKTHRLYDYIEQGKKVIIDFFFTNCIPCQYYSPQVNKAYEKYGCNTQDLIFITIDYNDTDAEVLEYDNTYKIEFPSISGLQGGGNKVVSQYNISAFPTLILIDSTKKIVAEFDPPTLVVFDFKLAMQGNLPKPCLTNVSNVRSQFVVISPSPVQSQNLQIYLDEFISGPAKIEIFDLLGVTVLKKKIHFNNENRYDLKIPELKSGTYLFKMIIGNEKHFVIKFEVI; encoded by the coding sequence ATGTCAAATCAAATTAAAGCAACTTTAGTCATTTTGATTATTATATATGGACTTCAGGTCAATGCCCAGGTAGGAAATTCTGCGCCTGATTTTATAGTTACAGATGTTCATGGTAAAACGCATCGGCTCTATGATTATATTGAGCAAGGTAAAAAAGTTATAATTGATTTTTTCTTTACAAACTGCATTCCTTGCCAATACTATTCACCACAAGTTAATAAGGCTTATGAGAAATATGGTTGCAATACGCAGGATCTTATATTTATTACCATTGATTATAATGATACAGATGCAGAAGTTTTAGAATACGACAATACTTATAAAATTGAATTTCCTTCCATTAGTGGATTGCAAGGTGGTGGGAATAAAGTAGTAAGCCAATATAATATTTCCGCATTTCCTACCTTGATTTTAATAGATTCTACAAAAAAGATTGTAGCTGAATTTGATCCACCTACTTTGGTAGTTTTTGATTTTAAACTTGCAATGCAAGGTAATTTGCCAAAACCTTGTTTAACCAATGTTAGCAATGTAAGGAGTCAATTTGTTGTTATTTCACCGAGTCCAGTCCAGTCTCAAAATTTACAGATTTATTTAGATGAATTCATTTCAGGTCCGGCAAAAATTGAAATTTTTGATTTATTAGGAGTGACTGTGTTAAAAAAGAAAATTCATTTTAACAATGAAAACCGATATGATCTTAAAATTCCAGAACTAAAATCTGGTACCTACCTATTTAAAATGATTATTGGAAATGAGAAGCATTTTGTTATAAAATTTGAAGTGATTTAA
- a CDS encoding SRPBCC domain-containing protein, whose translation MLKVKTIKQNISFDASPEELYYLFMDPYKHAAFTGSDVIISNEINGKFNIFNGYCKGYNIELAVAQKIVQAWNFAENGWPENHYSICKFSFEPNGNKTKLKFEQTGIPEHKVEQLKKGWKEYYWIPMKAYLKINTD comes from the coding sequence GTGTTAAAAGTAAAAACCATTAAACAGAATATAAGCTTCGATGCTAGCCCGGAGGAGCTCTACTATTTGTTTATGGATCCTTATAAACATGCAGCTTTTACTGGATCAGACGTTATTATCAGCAATGAAATAAATGGAAAATTTAATATATTTAATGGGTATTGTAAAGGCTATAACATTGAATTAGCAGTGGCCCAAAAAATTGTTCAAGCCTGGAATTTTGCTGAAAATGGTTGGCCAGAAAACCATTATTCCATTTGCAAATTTAGCTTTGAACCCAATGGAAATAAGACAAAATTGAAATTTGAGCAAACTGGTATTCCCGAACATAAAGTTGAACAACTTAAAAAAGGTTGGAAAGAATATTACTGGATACCTATGAAAGCCTATTTAAAAATTAATACAGATTAA
- a CDS encoding T9SS type A sorting domain-containing protein: MLKALQFVVLIIICLPRSLFAQTWESLSDIPEKLTFPVTAVVDGKIHILGGGGVGGATNKHYQYDPQSNTWTIKAPIPYKAQQPAGTANNGKIHFFGGGFPTSGSPVKDHYVYDPILDTWKAAANIDPARAIHYAVSLNNQLYSMAGQGVSDRFEQYDANNNSWINKKKLPDSKFWYGAHVVAVGKIFRFCGGGYTAPINFAHEYEVATDTWLTLPNMPVAIHGLAGAAIGNKIYLVGGYHDFEDSKDVWVYNMDTKTYTPGVALPTGRTYHNMVSLDACIYTLGGNNAIDATVGTSFLKFCPNVTGSFDEKQFNTPEIFTDHNFIRIDLKDRVPWNLKILDVTGKQILAKKLNASINLSHRIEIQDLPASIYFIQLTDQKRKLNRSFIIIN; the protein is encoded by the coding sequence ATGTTGAAAGCCTTGCAGTTCGTAGTTTTAATAATTATTTGTCTTCCACGAAGCCTATTTGCACAAACCTGGGAATCATTATCGGATATTCCTGAGAAACTTACATTTCCAGTTACTGCAGTCGTTGATGGAAAAATTCATATACTGGGAGGTGGTGGAGTTGGCGGAGCTACAAATAAGCATTATCAGTATGATCCACAATCCAATACATGGACGATTAAAGCACCTATTCCTTACAAAGCGCAACAACCAGCAGGAACTGCAAATAACGGGAAGATTCATTTTTTTGGTGGAGGATTTCCGACTTCTGGTTCCCCGGTAAAGGATCATTATGTTTATGATCCTATTTTAGATACCTGGAAAGCTGCAGCTAATATAGATCCAGCACGTGCAATTCATTATGCTGTAAGTTTGAATAATCAATTATATTCAATGGCAGGCCAGGGTGTTTCAGATCGATTTGAACAATATGATGCAAACAACAATAGTTGGATAAATAAGAAAAAATTGCCGGATTCAAAATTTTGGTATGGAGCACACGTAGTTGCTGTTGGTAAAATTTTTCGTTTTTGTGGAGGAGGTTATACAGCACCCATAAATTTTGCTCACGAATATGAAGTAGCAACGGATACCTGGTTAACATTGCCAAATATGCCTGTTGCAATACATGGTTTGGCAGGAGCAGCCATTGGAAATAAAATTTATCTGGTTGGAGGTTATCATGATTTTGAAGATTCTAAGGATGTTTGGGTTTATAATATGGATACCAAAACCTATACCCCAGGAGTGGCCCTTCCTACAGGAAGAACATACCATAATATGGTGTCTTTGGATGCTTGTATATACACTCTCGGTGGGAATAATGCAATTGACGCGACCGTCGGAACTTCTTTTCTTAAGTTTTGTCCGAATGTCACCGGGAGCTTTGACGAAAAGCAATTTAATACACCTGAGATTTTTACAGATCATAATTTCATTAGAATTGATTTAAAGGATAGGGTTCCTTGGAATCTAAAAATATTGGATGTAACCGGAAAACAAATATTAGCTAAAAAATTAAACGCAAGTATAAATCTATCTCACAGGATTGAAATACAGGATTTACCAGCCTCCATTTATTTTATACAATTAACAGATCAAAAAAGAAAACTTAATAGAAGCTTTATAATCATCAATTAA
- a CDS encoding TonB-dependent receptor, producing the protein MYRFMLLACLWLSLGSAYGFPKPFYRLLGNVVDAESNPMPFAVVVLFSMKDSTMVKTEVCDESGHFVFEIEPNVQQAYYLNVSMVFYESYFSSPIELNAEQSQINLGTIKLKSSSNNLNEITIHGKKPFIERKSDRFVLNVESSILANGSSAFEMLEKAPGITINYLDAIVMKGKTGVVILIDGKQSPLAGTDLANYLKALPSNSLDRIEIISNPSAKYEAAGNAGIIDIRLKKDQRFGTNGSVSANYGQGIYPKAGIGLNLNHRTKYFNLFGSSNYSFRKGLNKLILYREFFENGKSTGAYDQQNYLVFPFHYNTIRLGTDYYFPNGKTILGVVASGSINRFKPHGENNSNVENALHEKVSSFETSNRSSDLWPNYAFNFNAKHSFDSLGTEITLDIDYARFWNETEQNFLTKYYDLKKEPIKQDYYLYGDLNGILEIRSLKIDFNKSIFKHWKMEAGIKSSIVDADNDLAFYDKSNLLPVYDSTKSNHFLYQENINAAYLNYHYEKTKLSVQAGLRVEQTIAIGKQLVNENSFDREYTNLFPSFFVNYAVKPTYDMGFNISRRLDRPHYQQLNPFKFFLDPSTYKEGNPFLNPQYSWVLEWNHSILKNYNISVSYTNTKDNITEVIGPVEGQDRITVQTNENLLKFENISISGSTNINILKNWSSMINVSSWIGKYRGNFANTSLQDGNIVLNLSSNNSIKFEKDWSGEFSLSYQTPEVYGFMKLETMWGINLGIQKQFLNKKASIKLSATDLFWTNLPKANIQYRDYFERFVVKRETRVVSCSFNYRFGNTKIAGSRKRVSGAEDEKKRASSGQG; encoded by the coding sequence ATGTATCGTTTCATGCTTTTGGCTTGCCTTTGGTTAAGCCTTGGTTCAGCTTATGGCTTTCCTAAACCTTTTTACAGATTATTAGGGAATGTTGTGGATGCAGAAAGCAATCCAATGCCATTTGCGGTGGTCGTTTTATTTTCTATGAAAGATAGTACAATGGTAAAAACAGAAGTTTGCGATGAATCGGGTCACTTTGTATTCGAAATTGAACCAAACGTTCAGCAAGCATATTATCTCAATGTCAGCATGGTATTTTATGAATCTTATTTTTCATCTCCAATTGAATTAAATGCAGAGCAATCACAGATTAATTTAGGCACAATTAAATTGAAATCAAGCTCAAATAATTTGAATGAAATTACAATTCATGGAAAAAAACCATTTATTGAACGTAAAAGTGATCGCTTTGTATTGAATGTTGAAAGTAGTATTTTGGCAAATGGAAGTAGTGCCTTTGAGATGCTGGAGAAAGCTCCTGGAATTACTATCAATTATTTGGATGCAATTGTTATGAAAGGTAAAACAGGTGTTGTCATCTTGATTGATGGCAAACAAAGTCCATTAGCAGGAACAGATCTTGCAAATTATTTAAAAGCTTTGCCATCAAATAGTTTAGACAGGATTGAAATCATTAGTAATCCTTCAGCCAAATATGAAGCAGCTGGAAATGCGGGTATCATAGATATCCGACTAAAAAAAGATCAACGTTTTGGAACCAATGGAAGTGTCTCCGCCAATTATGGGCAAGGTATTTATCCTAAAGCGGGTATTGGATTAAATCTAAATCATCGAACAAAATATTTTAATTTATTTGGAAGTTCAAATTACAGTTTTCGAAAAGGTTTGAATAAACTGATATTGTATCGAGAATTTTTCGAAAATGGGAAAAGTACAGGTGCATATGATCAACAAAATTATCTGGTTTTCCCGTTTCATTATAATACAATCCGTCTAGGAACTGATTATTATTTTCCAAATGGCAAAACAATCCTGGGAGTTGTTGCATCTGGTTCCATAAATCGATTTAAACCGCATGGAGAAAATAATTCAAATGTGGAGAATGCGCTGCATGAAAAAGTATCTTCTTTTGAAACGAGCAATCGCAGTAGTGATTTATGGCCAAATTATGCTTTTAATTTTAATGCTAAACATAGTTTTGATTCACTAGGAACAGAAATCACCTTGGATATTGATTATGCTCGATTTTGGAATGAAACGGAACAGAACTTTTTAACTAAGTATTACGATTTGAAAAAGGAACCCATAAAACAAGATTATTATTTATATGGAGATTTGAATGGTATCCTGGAAATTCGATCTCTAAAAATAGATTTTAACAAATCTATTTTTAAGCATTGGAAAATGGAAGCGGGTATAAAAAGCAGTATTGTGGATGCTGATAATGATCTTGCCTTTTATGATAAAAGTAATTTGTTACCTGTTTATGATAGTACCAAGAGTAATCATTTTTTATATCAGGAAAATATTAATGCGGCCTATTTAAATTACCACTATGAGAAGACTAAATTAAGTGTGCAAGCAGGTCTAAGAGTTGAACAAACCATTGCAATTGGGAAGCAACTTGTAAATGAAAATTCTTTTGATCGAGAATATACAAATTTATTTCCATCTTTTTTCGTAAATTATGCAGTAAAGCCAACTTATGACATGGGTTTTAATATCAGCAGAAGACTAGACCGCCCGCATTACCAGCAATTGAATCCATTTAAATTTTTCCTTGATCCAAGTACCTATAAAGAAGGAAATCCATTTTTAAATCCACAGTATAGTTGGGTGCTAGAATGGAATCACAGCATACTCAAGAATTATAATATTTCAGTTTCATACACAAACACAAAAGATAATATAACTGAAGTTATTGGTCCGGTCGAAGGACAAGACCGTATCACAGTGCAAACAAATGAAAATCTTTTGAAGTTTGAAAATATTTCAATAAGTGGATCTACTAATATTAATATTCTTAAAAACTGGAGTAGCATGATCAATGTAAGCAGTTGGATCGGTAAATATCGTGGAAATTTTGCAAATACCAGTTTACAAGATGGAAATATAGTTTTGAATTTAAGTTCAAATAATTCAATTAAGTTTGAAAAGGATTGGTCTGGAGAATTTAGTTTAAGTTACCAGACACCAGAAGTCTATGGTTTTATGAAATTAGAAACCATGTGGGGTATAAATTTAGGAATCCAAAAGCAATTTTTGAATAAGAAGGCAAGTATTAAATTAAGTGCGACTGATCTATTTTGGACCAATTTACCAAAGGCTAATATTCAATACCGGGATTATTTTGAGCGTTTTGTTGTAAAACGAGAAACACGGGTTGTTTCATGCAGTTTTAATTATAGATTTGGAAATACAAAAATTGCTGGTAGCAGAAAAAGAGTTAGCGGTGCAGAAGATGAAAAGAAGCGGGCATCAAGTGGTCAAGGATAG
- the rlmF gene encoding 23S rRNA (adenine(1618)-N(6))-methyltransferase RlmF, which translates to MIQKKKIHPIEKYNLHIRNKHRTRYDFKQLCSCLPALEPFVIINKFNDSSIDFANPDAVKMLNKALLKFHYQIDFWDIPNNYLCPPIPGRADYIHNIADLLASGNAGKIPTGYKIKCLDIGIGANCIYPIIGHQEYGWSFVGSDIHQTSIEAAKQTIALNSCLQGFIELRLQSNSKAIFKSIIQPKELFHVTICNPPFHNSIEEAHAGTLRKLNNLSHLKIAKPVLNFGGDTHELSYNGGELGFVKQMIHESIEYKTSCLWFSTLISKKANLQIVYDTLKQAKTFEIKTFPMGQGNKISRIVAWTFLNKAQQQSWNQLSN; encoded by the coding sequence ATGATTCAAAAAAAGAAGATTCATCCAATTGAAAAATATAATTTACATATCCGTAATAAACATAGAACTCGTTATGATTTCAAACAACTTTGTTCTTGCCTCCCTGCCTTAGAACCCTTTGTTATTATTAATAAATTTAATGATAGTTCTATTGATTTTGCAAATCCGGATGCAGTAAAGATGCTAAATAAAGCACTTCTTAAATTTCATTACCAGATAGACTTCTGGGATATACCTAACAATTATTTATGTCCGCCTATTCCTGGCAGAGCTGACTATATTCATAATATTGCAGATTTATTAGCTTCTGGAAATGCTGGAAAAATCCCAACCGGCTATAAAATAAAATGCCTGGATATTGGGATAGGCGCTAATTGCATTTATCCGATAATTGGACATCAAGAATATGGATGGTCATTTGTTGGATCCGATATACATCAAACTTCTATTGAAGCAGCAAAACAAACGATTGCATTAAATTCATGTTTACAAGGATTTATAGAACTCCGACTACAATCGAATTCTAAAGCTATATTCAAGAGCATCATTCAGCCTAAGGAACTTTTCCATGTTACCATTTGCAACCCGCCATTTCATAATTCTATTGAAGAAGCGCATGCGGGTACGCTTCGTAAACTAAATAATTTAAGTCATCTAAAAATTGCAAAGCCTGTTTTAAATTTCGGAGGTGATACGCATGAACTATCTTATAATGGAGGTGAATTAGGATTTGTAAAGCAAATGATTCATGAAAGTATTGAATACAAAACTTCTTGTTTATGGTTTTCCACTTTGATTTCTAAGAAAGCCAATCTCCAAATTGTTTACGATACCCTTAAACAAGCGAAAACATTTGAAATAAAAACATTTCCAATGGGACAAGGAAATAAAATAAGTCGCATTGTTGCCTGGACATTTTTAAACAAAGCGCAACAACAATCTTGGAATCAATTAAGTAACTAA
- a CDS encoding peptidoglycan DD-metalloendopeptidase family protein: MKRKIYLHGMVVFIGVFQFVNAQINTFESKINIMEILENNEPQSCITSEQYNFLENQCNKNAQILDLQTTLIPGSVSLSWPLQADTALKDCSYYRISAYVDQNTTTGNFEDYNCGSNTYDGHKGTDISIWPNNFYKMDNNLVKVIAAASGIIIDKQDGEFDKNCGSTSATANYIVIQHEDGSRAIYFHMKKNSLTAKIIGQSVLSGEFLGIVGSSGNSSGPHLHFEVWSGSTVSTRIDPFSGTCNTLNSKSWWNDQKEYKESAIVKVSSNTTDIVLPPCPGTETLNESSSFQIPFQGTGLPAGFAKFYMYIREEIIGLKAEMSILNPDGSNFTNWTYISVTDSKTRIQGYSKKLPTLAGKYIFKASYNGKSCSTDFEIINPTKSSSTIVNAPINLYPNPSNGNLRIDFANHLTLDLIIYNNLGNMVFKSKLIRQTPELNLVLPSGMYMFKLLHENQIMNTGKLIIE, encoded by the coding sequence ATGAAACGTAAAATTTACTTGCATGGAATGGTTGTATTCATTGGAGTGTTCCAATTTGTAAACGCCCAAATTAATACATTTGAATCCAAGATTAATATAATGGAAATTCTTGAAAATAATGAACCCCAATCTTGTATTACATCAGAGCAATATAATTTCTTAGAAAATCAATGCAATAAAAATGCACAAATTTTAGATTTACAGACAACTTTAATCCCCGGTTCTGTAAGCTTATCATGGCCGCTTCAGGCAGACACAGCGCTTAAAGATTGCAGTTATTACAGAATTTCAGCGTATGTGGATCAAAACACAACTACTGGAAATTTTGAGGATTACAACTGTGGATCAAATACATATGATGGTCATAAAGGCACAGACATTTCTATTTGGCCAAATAATTTCTATAAAATGGATAATAATCTGGTTAAAGTAATTGCTGCAGCATCCGGAATTATTATTGATAAACAGGATGGGGAATTTGATAAAAATTGTGGCTCTACATCTGCTACAGCTAATTATATTGTAATTCAACATGAGGATGGTTCACGGGCTATTTATTTTCATATGAAAAAGAATTCTTTAACCGCAAAAATTATCGGACAATCCGTACTTTCCGGTGAATTTCTTGGTATCGTTGGGAGTTCCGGAAATTCATCTGGACCGCATCTTCATTTCGAAGTGTGGAGTGGAAGCACAGTTTCAACTCGAATTGATCCCTTTTCCGGTACTTGCAATACTTTAAATTCAAAATCCTGGTGGAACGATCAAAAAGAATACAAAGAATCTGCTATTGTAAAAGTTTCTTCAAATACCACAGATATTGTGCTTCCCCCTTGCCCTGGCACGGAAACCTTAAATGAAAGTAGCTCCTTTCAAATCCCATTTCAAGGTACTGGTTTGCCTGCTGGTTTTGCAAAATTCTATATGTATATCCGGGAAGAAATAATTGGATTGAAAGCAGAAATGAGCATTTTAAATCCAGATGGAAGTAACTTTACAAATTGGACATACATAAGCGTAACCGATTCTAAAACCAGAATTCAAGGATATTCAAAAAAATTACCCACGCTTGCTGGTAAATATATATTTAAAGCAAGTTATAATGGGAAAAGCTGCTCTACAGATTTTGAAATTATAAATCCTACAAAAAGTTCTTCTACAATAGTAAATGCTCCCATAAATTTATATCCGAATCCGTCAAATGGAAATTTAAGAATTGATTTTGCAAATCATTTAACGTTAGATTTAATCATCTATAATAATCTTGGAAATATGGTATTCAAATCCAAATTAATTAGGCAAACTCCAGAATTAAATTTGGTTCTACCGTCAGGAATGTATATGTTTAAGCTCCTTCATGAAAATCAAATAATGAATACCGGAAAACTTATTATAGAATAA
- a CDS encoding T9SS type A sorting domain-containing protein, giving the protein MKKLIILLFLIDCNQSFSQILNNSFEDWIYDPKAFIDTQKWALKHWIHCDKRGNPDSLKYGTYRNPNAQSGKYALSLSRWYNYSFDVVKYKNSIKSKPTFLQGFYKFSENRMGSGILDTAEISIYLTKFNTVSKLIDTIALAICDLPPTPYFTIFNCKINYKRLALIPDSIIVYIKPSKFENTGGGCANEPWCSYLNIDNLMLEYGNLNQDSIEQKYYKISPNPSSGQFTIIGKTSNKRISIYTLLGNLVYDQFIDEDHIKITMKDLKNGLYFLRINGKPFKLYIK; this is encoded by the coding sequence ATGAAAAAATTAATTATCCTATTATTTCTTATAGACTGCAATCAAAGCTTTAGTCAGATTTTAAATAACTCGTTTGAAGATTGGATTTATGATCCAAAAGCTTTTATCGACACCCAAAAGTGGGCTCTAAAACACTGGATTCACTGTGATAAACGCGGAAATCCTGATTCTCTAAAATACGGTACTTATAGAAATCCAAATGCCCAATCAGGTAAATATGCATTATCACTGTCGAGATGGTACAATTATTCTTTTGATGTCGTTAAATATAAAAACAGCATTAAATCAAAACCTACATTTTTACAAGGATTTTACAAATTCTCTGAAAATCGTATGGGCAGTGGGATCCTTGATACCGCTGAAATCTCCATTTACCTTACAAAATTTAATACAGTTTCCAAACTCATTGACACGATTGCTTTAGCAATTTGTGATTTACCTCCTACACCCTATTTTACAATTTTTAATTGCAAGATAAATTATAAACGCTTAGCACTCATTCCCGATAGTATAATCGTTTATATTAAACCATCCAAATTTGAAAACACCGGCGGTGGCTGTGCAAACGAACCTTGGTGCTCCTATTTAAATATAGATAATTTAATGCTCGAATATGGAAACTTAAATCAAGATTCAATTGAACAAAAATATTATAAAATTTCACCAAATCCTTCTTCTGGACAATTTACAATCATCGGTAAAACGAGCAATAAAAGAATTAGTATTTATACTTTACTTGGCAATTTGGTGTATGATCAATTTATTGATGAGGATCACATTAAAATTACAATGAAAGATCTTAAAAACGGCTTATATTTTTTACGCATTAATGGAAAGCCATTTAAATTATATATTAAATAG
- a CDS encoding MmcQ/YjbR family DNA-binding protein: protein MVDIESFRQLALSLPDAIELAHFEKTSFRVHNKIFATLDIQKNLACLMLSPIDQSVFSAFDCNIIYPVPNKWGQKGATFIDLQKVPKSILKDALQQAYKKILKPRT, encoded by the coding sequence TTGGTCGATATAGAATCATTCCGTCAATTAGCACTTTCATTGCCTGATGCCATAGAATTAGCTCATTTTGAAAAAACATCCTTTCGGGTGCATAATAAGATCTTCGCTACACTTGATATTCAAAAAAACTTAGCCTGTTTAATGTTATCTCCAATTGATCAATCTGTTTTTTCTGCCTTTGATTGTAATATTATATATCCCGTTCCAAATAAATGGGGTCAAAAAGGTGCTACATTTATTGATTTACAAAAAGTACCTAAGTCCATTCTGAAAGATGCCCTTCAACAAGCATATAAAAAAATATTAAAGCCTAGGACATAA